A single region of the Peptococcus niger genome encodes:
- the dsrK gene encoding sulfate reduction electron transfer complex DsrMKJOP subunit DsrK, with the protein MAKLPKPEDLLNISFNPPRTSWMKTKTEIREGFFCHAGKTESVEKISLPNARDWRVPDDDWKLPADWQTIILNGLRDRLDRFRSLKVFMDCCVRCGACSDKCHYFLGTGDPKNMPVLRAELLRSVYRKEFTLAGKLMAKMVGARELTEDVLKEWFYYFFQCSECRRCSVFCPYGIDTAEITMLGRELLNLVGLNIDWVITPVSNCFEKGNHLGIQPHGIVDSYDMMLEDIEDITGVKLELSYNRKGAEILYVPPSGDIFAAPGNYTLMGQLMLFHELGLDYTVSTFTSEGGNFGLFTSNEMAKRLNQKIYAEAKRLGVKFIIGGECGHMWRVVHQYMNTMNGPADFLEVPKNPITGTVFENAASTKMIHVTEFTADCLRHNKIKLDPSRNKGIIATYHDSCNPARAMGLLEEPRYIMDHVCEWHEMPEDTIREKTFCCGSGAGLNAEENMELRMRGGFPRANAVRHVREKYGVNMLACVCAIDRAALPPLMDYWVPGVDVCGVHELLGNALIMKGEKEREENLRFEPLQNQDPVMEEVGHE; encoded by the coding sequence ATGGCAAAACTTCCAAAGCCGGAAGACCTGCTGAACATCAGTTTTAACCCGCCGAGAACCTCGTGGATGAAGACAAAAACCGAGATTAGAGAAGGTTTTTTCTGCCATGCCGGTAAGACTGAAAGTGTGGAGAAAATCAGTCTGCCGAATGCACGAGACTGGCGTGTGCCTGATGACGACTGGAAGCTTCCGGCAGATTGGCAAACCATTATTCTGAATGGTTTACGCGATCGACTGGATCGCTTCCGCTCACTGAAAGTATTTATGGATTGCTGTGTGCGCTGCGGCGCTTGCTCTGACAAGTGTCACTATTTCTTGGGCACCGGGGATCCGAAAAACATGCCGGTGCTGCGGGCCGAACTGCTGCGCAGTGTCTATCGAAAAGAGTTTACCCTGGCCGGAAAACTCATGGCCAAAATGGTCGGGGCCCGTGAATTGACGGAAGACGTTTTAAAAGAGTGGTTCTATTATTTCTTCCAGTGCTCAGAATGTCGTCGTTGCTCAGTTTTCTGCCCTTATGGTATTGATACCGCAGAAATCACCATGCTGGGCCGCGAGCTTCTGAACCTGGTCGGGCTCAACATCGACTGGGTTATCACCCCGGTATCCAACTGCTTTGAAAAAGGCAACCACTTAGGTATCCAGCCTCACGGTATTGTTGACAGCTACGACATGATGCTGGAGGACATTGAAGATATCACCGGTGTTAAATTGGAATTATCTTATAACCGGAAAGGGGCGGAAATTTTATACGTACCGCCCAGTGGGGACATTTTTGCGGCACCAGGGAACTATACCCTCATGGGTCAATTGATGCTCTTCCACGAACTGGGACTTGACTATACGGTCAGCACCTTTACCTCTGAAGGTGGGAACTTTGGCCTTTTCACGTCCAATGAAATGGCCAAGCGGCTTAATCAAAAAATTTACGCAGAAGCTAAACGCCTGGGCGTGAAGTTCATCATTGGTGGTGAGTGCGGCCATATGTGGCGGGTCGTTCACCAGTACATGAACACCATGAATGGCCCGGCAGACTTCTTGGAAGTGCCGAAAAATCCGATTACGGGGACTGTCTTTGAAAACGCTGCTTCTACGAAGATGATTCACGTTACAGAATTTACCGCCGACTGCTTACGGCACAATAAAATTAAACTGGACCCGTCTCGCAACAAGGGCATTATTGCCACTTACCATGATTCCTGTAACCCGGCACGGGCCATGGGACTTTTGGAAGAACCCCGTTACATTATGGACCATGTGTGCGAATGGCATGAAATGCCGGAAGATACCATTCGTGAAAAAACCTTCTGCTGCGGCTCCGGGGCCGGTTTGAATGCGGAAGAAAATATGGAACTGCGTATGCGGGGCGGTTTCCCACGTGCCAATGCAGTCCGTCATGTGCGTGAAAAATACGGGGTCAATATGTTGGCCTGCGTTTGCGCCATTGACCGGGCAGCCCTGCCCCCATTGATGGATTATTGGGTTCCCGGCGTTGATGTGTGCGGCGTCCATGAATTGCTCGGCAATGCCTTGATCATGAAGGGGGAAAAAGAGCGGGAAGAAAACCTGCGCTTTGAACCCTTGCAGAATCAGGATCCGGTGATGGAGGAGGTTGGCCATGAATAA